Below is a window of Perca fluviatilis chromosome 14, GENO_Pfluv_1.0, whole genome shotgun sequence DNA.
gtcttttttccccTTCAGCTGTGAATGAAGAACTGCCGCCAGAAAGAAACAAGGTGAACGCAGCATTAACTTATATAAACTGTGTGTTATGGTTTTAAAGATGCTCAACCAGAAGATATCTTGTCAGGAAAGAGAACGAAGAATGTATCCTTCCTGCAAGTTAGAAAATGGTaacttaaaaacaaatgtaaccaCTGTAGGATGCAGCAATTTGAGTTATGTTAATGAGCATTTGTCATAAAATGTGCCCTATGTCCCAATTTTTTCGTAGTTTTAATTtaacaacaatttttttttggaaaactaTTGATTATTTTGCAAAAATAGTTCTCCGAAATGGGTTTCTGTAAACAGTTTATGCGAAAAATAGGCTATGCAGTTTATGAAtcagtcttcatttcagatcgacaatgGTCAGTTTGAAAAGATCTTCATGACTTTTTGAGAGgcatttgcataaagtagcctggattcaattttatgcaaatgaggaatGGGCAACTCAACGCCCCACTTCTTCAAAGTCCCTGCGACGTTGCACGTTGTTTTTGTATTGATATTACACAAACCCCTTCATGAAAATGTGTTGAGGTAATACTCTGTAATAAAGTGGTGGGCCAATTGACTGACCAATCACCATCActctattaaaaacacatcccCTTGTGAAGTTTCCACTtaaaagctacattgtgtaagaattattcccatctagcgttgagatcatatatcgcaatcaattctctctcgccacgcagtattgcagctacggtagccttcacgcttcaaaaagtgaaggtgtacaaaaggccgtctatcagccgtcattgttggagttcatgcgttctcttaatacatccatgagttcatgtcGGAGAGTGGCGCGGACACCACGAGGGGGCACGCCTGCCACCCgatggaaaggagagagaaagaaaaggagactgcagcggtccggaggataattaactagttgggatttggtgtgtgcctccaaagcagctccaatgttcactctttttccggtctgttgctcttttcaatatcagttttctttttctgggcaaagaagaaaaaaaaaatttggattttgaatacgtgtagtcctccatgtttccttcttcaaacttgccgggccCGGGAAGCGACGATACCAATTAGCAACAACTGTGagtcgaaaacgcgaaaggcggagcagtatagtctgtatgtcccttaccggctaacgtatttcaagatggctcatcattatggagcgtctaccccagttcatgcaagcgcaaatgtaaaattccaagctaataggaatacttgaaattgatgctggtggtcaatattcatgaaaaaggacaagtttgtgaagggcaatacagatttttgataatgaacaactacaaacacactggggctttaaaTTAGCACAAATTTTAACTGaattttctgaaaatgtgtgcACATTCCCATCCAGTAATGTTAATATAAGTGAACTGGGATATATTCATTAATCACTGCAGATTAAAAGAGAGCCAATCAAATCCCGACATTTCTAACGAGTGATGTTTAAGTCACATACTTGATGCACGTGATGATTCATTACCCAAGTTGGTTTCCAGTGGACTAAGTGGcattttgttattattgatACACATCTTTTTCCATTTCAGCCAAGCATAAAactgtttattttcaagtttacAATTGCTATCATGTTAACTGAAAGGGTTTCAACGTATGTGGAGAATGGTACAGAAATCTAAGAAAAAGGCATGTTGGATAGATTTGTGCATCAACAGGAAAACTCCATTTAAACACAAAGATGCAGAGTGAATGAACCCTTTACCAACATTATAATATAGGAGCAGGTCTCTGGTAGAAGATCATAACTTGACCCATGGAAACCTTTAGAATGAACCCAAACACTATCCAGAGATTGCAGCATGCACCAAATAACAATGATATAATGTGTTATCATAAGAGTCTCTGAGAACCAAACGTTCTGAGCCTAAATTGGTGCAAAGGCATTGCATTGGCAGGTTGGTGTGAGCGGCAAGATGAAAAGCAAAAGACACCCCGCCTCTCTAAACTCCTTTATAAGAGCTCAGCGGTAGAAATTCTCTTTACAGTGAAACGAACACACAATGAGGAACTTCACCTTGATAACACCTTTACCTCTCTGCAGCCTCAGTAAGTACTGATACTTGGTTATTCTCAGCACCAAATCATCTAACAAATCACCCACCAGCTTTCAACTTTTAAATAAGAACTGAATTATTGTTGTTGCATTAATACAGTAAGTGCTGCATTATACACTCAGGGATGAATCTCTTTCcgtctctgctgtttgtttcaggcTGGATCTCTGTCTCAGCTTCTGAGTCTCACACTGTGGAGGTCCAGTCTGGTGGAGGCGTCACTCTGATGTGCTCCAACATTTCCAGAGTTATAACTACAACAGAATGGTTCAGAGTGATCAACAGAAAGAAGCCCAGCTGTGTCTCCTCCATGAACCCAAATGATAGCAATGCTTCCTTCTGTGATGGATTTCAAAATAGATTTGAGATGAGCTCCAACATCTCTACTGTCTTTCTTAAAATCAAGAGAGTGGATTCATCGGACTCTGGACTGTATTTCTGTGGAATTAACATAGACAAACATACAGTCATTGTCAATGCAACATATCTAAAAGTTCAAGGTAAGATTGTAGATCTCTTTCTCATCATATTATGTCGTATGGAAACAGCATTAAGACGAACAAATCAATGTGTATCAAATTATTTCCTTCATACTGTATACGTTTTAAAGATAACAGATGATCTGATggaaaatactgaaaataaGGTTCTCCTTTTTCACTGTGAAAGTAACCACAGAGTCATTTCAATCCCATCCATCTCTTTTAAAAACAGCCATTCTACCATTAACCTAGAGGAGTCTGATGGAATAACAAACGTCATGATTGTGATCCTGGGTGTTTTCCTCAATATAGTCATCATTGTTCTGGCTGTTAAAATCAGGAAACTTCAGACAGGTACAGTTGATCTATAATATGATGCACATGATGGATAAATCCAAAGCAAAAATACGGTCAGTAATAATAAACTGATGagacttttgtctttttttccccattgaGCTGTGAATGAAGAACTGCAGCCAGAAAGAAACAAGGTAAACCCAGCATTAACTATAAACTGTGTTATAGTTTTAAAGATGCTCAACCAGAAGATATCTTGTCATGAGAGAGAACATAAAGCCTTCCTGCCAGTTagaaaatggttttaaaacaaaagAGAACCACTATTGAGGCCATTTGAGTTTGTCATAATGTGACCTACAGTATGTCCTAATGCAGTTTGAACAAGTTTTTCttagttttaatttaaattgtgCAACACAGCTGGGATTCTACTCCTAGGCAtgtttgttcttagctaagctAACACTCAATTTAGTTTAAACGATTCCTTTGTGAAACTACAAAGACATTTTACGGATTTTTGGCAAACTCCGCTacagtgtgtgtgactctgaatACTCTGATTTACAGGATCTGGGCTCAGATGACCTGAAATACGCAGCTCAATATTTCCAGGTGAAACCCAAAAGAAGCCGCAGGCCTGCATCAGAGAGAGAGCTGGAGCCACATGTTGTGTATGCTGCCACCAGATAGActcaggaaacatctggaactgCAGATCAGAGTGGAACTGATGCTTCATTAGGCCATATTAatctgctgttgtgtttttatgtgtgggTGACAGGCAGAAGGATTCATTGGcataaaatacatttgagatgtttctgtttttactgGCTcatgggtccgtgtacttggcggccaacggattttcgttttgaaaggaaaaaaacaaagacgGCCAGGTTTCCAATTACcataaataggaaaacaaaaaacacaaaacaacccattattcgttttttgttttgatattaaaaaacggaaaacgaTCTCGTTTTCCAattgtctttgatgtgtttgtagatggaactcggaattaaaatgtgtgtataaatcttattcctcatAAATTTTTTTCGTGACCTGGAAGCGATCGTAAATAGTAAGCGGCTGCATACccggaaatcatttggacatcaatgagaccatggacagttagaatgatacggacgtaaaaatgttttaagaCGAATAcgctagttttatattagaaatccgaaagaatgggatgtcttgtggggatatagcagctgcgttgggttcacagtttggaacgatatgggggttttctgagaggagtgtgcggaggtggtgtgctcagcagggacttgtggTGAAACACAAGtttacttttattatgaagtggtcacaggagattagcgctgaccgctctcattcatcaaaaatgagtctacacaacaagacaaccatcatagtctaataataataataatgaagcgaaaacattttcaaaacttctcATTTTCACATAAAAGGTCTCCAACGTTGTTTTGCGCCATTGCTTTGGCAAagtatctgtcaaacaaactaaaatcaaaacCATGATAtggctttcccttatcaaatcgcaaaagactccgatttaatacaacaatatctgtcaaacaaacagggctagaataagtataaataagatataaaatcaatataaatgtgaGTTTTGGAGGTTAAAAAACTAAGTAACTTActcagtacattttaaattagctacttttactagtaattttacttgtacttgagtaaacaacaaagtaacagtacttttacttgccGATTTATTTAACTCTAACAATTGCATAGACCTGAGGGTTGTTCCATAAAAGAAGCTTAGAAAATAAGCCAGGCTTATTTTGGTTAGTCAGACTTATTGTCGGTGAATTCTGTTTCATAAAGCAAACTTAAAATAGTTCAAACTCAGTTACCCTGGAAACTTATGCTGGGAAACTAGCCTGGTCCGGGGCAGGCTAACTGTCAGGCTAAGCCTGAGTTGATGCTTAACCAGAATACCGTTTTAACACTGACCCACTGGGAATGAGATATTACATCGGACTCTCTGGCATGCtgccattttatttcatgtaaCCACTATCAGTCCAACAATGAAAGCAAATGCACTTTAAGaataaatgtagcctaataCATTCGTacatacaaaaatatgaactatatagaaaatggaaatttttattgtcttttaatgttagGCATGCAATTGACAGACAAACACTTAACTTTTGTAGATTTCCCAAATGTTATCGGAGCTCTGGACTGCACCCACGTGCGCATAAAGCGCCCGTCTGGTCCGCATGAAGCAGACTTCATTAATAGGAAATCATTACACAGCATCAATGTACAGGTACAGTCCCACTGAGATTATATTGTAGGCTAGAAGCGATTGTGCTTTACAATAAGCTGGGAACCAGTGTCCTATTCATTGCAAATGcattaatcatatatatatatatatatatatatatatatatatatatatatatatatatatatatacatacatacatacatacatacaccagTGTAGTGACCTAGGCCTACTTTTTTAATCATTTAGATGATTTGTGATGCTGATTGCATCATCACAAATGTAGAGGCAAAATGGCCTGGCTCAGTGCATGATTCCAGAATCTTTCGGGCCTCTTCTCTTTCCCACCAACTGGCACAAGGTATGTTAGTCACTTAACACAGCTTTTAAATACCTTCACCAAATTCAATGGTtacaatttatgttttttttttttttaatcaggtcAATTCTCAGGAGTTTTGCTGGGAGACAAGGGATATGCATGCCTGCCTTATCTCTTAACTCCCTATCAGGAGACGCAGACAGAGGCACAACACAATTACAATGTTGCCCATGCCCGCACAAGAGCTCATATAGAGATGGCATTTGGGCTCATCAAGTCAAGGTTCCAGTGCCTGAATTACCTCAGGGTGATTCCACAAAGGGCATGTGACATtgtagttgcatgtgttgtgctACATAACATTGCCTGTCTGAGGAGAGAGAGGCAACCAAGAATGGTTGTACAGGAAGACTGGGACATCGAAGGCACTTTTGATGACAATGAAATAGGCAGGGTTATAAGAGACCGTTATGCCAATAATTATTTTGGTTAACACAGTCCAAACTGTTCACTTTTCCCTTAaatttaacagacacacacaagtcatcttttttttttatttagtttgaagCTGCCTGTTGGGGGTGAAAACATAAAATTAAATGtggtcaaaaaacaaaaatgtcatgtCATTGTTTTAAATATGCCAGTTCTACTTGCATTTTTCTCAAGCTGTTGGATTTCCAGCTCCAACTTtctcatttttagttttttatattGGATGTCGGTATCAATGGCCTCCATTTGTTTCAGGAGATACCGTTTGTAGACTCCCTTTATGTTCTCTGGGTTCTGTAggaagagagttttttttttaatttttctattttttagtCAATTTGAGCTAGtgcttttggcacttttttgtaatttcttaCTCACTTGGTCACATGTGGTCCCAGACTGAGAGGGCTCAAGGGTGTCAGCATCCTGTTGCCAATAATGTAAATACACATAATTTAGCACCTCAGAGGTAGGcttttaaatatataatgtgCAAATTTGTGCCTACCTCAGGCCTCCTTGAACATACTGACGCagtctcctcatcctcctcaacTGTAGATGGGCCTTCAACCTAAAACCATTAAATAAACTCTGTTTAATGAATCACCACTTGACAATAAGTGCTTTAAACTCATACTGTCATACTCACTGGATTCAGCATGATGTCTGGTGGATCCAGAAAACACACAGAATTTGGcatcactataaaataaaaagatttagtTAGGAAtgcaagaataaaaataaataaaataaaacacctttTAAGTAGTGATCTCTTATATTAGATGGAATGGATCCAGATGCTGTTCCCCCTTCTATTCCCTCAATGACAGGCCTCCCTTTATTCAGGTCTAATGCCAGCTCCTCTGCAGGAGTAAAGTTGGCTGTTGGTGGCCCTCCCCCAGTGCCAGCAACCTCACTCTTCTTTTTGGCAGCTGCAATTGTGAAACATCATGAGACTGGACAGTTGGAACATCAAGCTGGCTATATGCTTAAGTACTTACAT
It encodes the following:
- the LOC120572397 gene encoding uncharacterized protein LOC120572397, which encodes MRNFTLITPLPLCSLSWISVSASESHTVEVQSGGGVTLMCSNISRVITTTEWFRVINRKKPSCVSSMNPNDSNASFCDGFQNRFEMSSNISTVFLKIKRVDSSDSGLYFCGINIDKHTVIVNATYLKVQEESDGITNVMIVILGVFLNIVIIVLAVKIRKLQTAVNEELQPERNKDLGSDDLKYAALSLYAATIRNRRPASEREVETHVLYSASR